The following is a genomic window from Candidatus Effluviviaceae Genus V sp..
CCGAGATAGAGGCCGAGGTAGGCGTGCGCCTTCGGGCTCTCGGGGTTGTCGGCTACGGCCTTCTCCATCACCGAGACGGCCTCCTGGAGCCGGCCGGCCTCGCGATGTCCCTCGGCGAGTTCGATCGCATCAGCAAGCGGCGTCGCCCAGGCGGCCGCGGTCAGCAGAGCGATGACGGCCACAAGCATCGCGGTCGTGCGCACCATGTGAGACCCCTCTATCTCTCGAGCGCCGCCGTCGCGGCCGTCCGGATGTCCCTCAGGGCGGCCGCACGGTCGTCGTGTCCGAAGATGGCGGACGCGGCCACGAGCACTTCGCCCCCGTTCCGCGCGACCTCGGGGGCCGTGTCGGGTCCGACGCCGCCGTCGACCTCGATGAGGAAGGAGAGCCCCCGCTCCCTCTTCCAGTCGGCGATTTGCCGGAGCTTGGGCATCACGTCCGGGATGAAGCTCTGCCCGGCGAACCCGGGGTTCACGGTCATGACGAGCGCGAGGTCGATCGCCTCGAGGTAGGGCTCGATGTGCGCGGCCGGGTTGG
Proteins encoded in this region:
- a CDS encoding tetratricopeptide repeat protein; this encodes MVRTTAMLVAVIALLTAAAWATPLADAIELAEGHREAGRLQEAVSVMEKAVADNPESPKAHAYLGLYLG